In Nostoc sp. CENA543, a single genomic region encodes these proteins:
- a CDS encoding NUDIX hydrolase, protein MKVLTFFTTPVQSARSLWRIGQAVLGVIFRHPITGTSIIPILPDGRIVLIKRRDDGLWALPGGMVDWGEDIPSTIHRELMEETGLEVSRINRLVGVYSSPERDPRIHSICVVVEAEVKGNMAIQDELEVMEIQAFSRDSLPHEPMSHDHARQLRDYLNGLTTLA, encoded by the coding sequence TTGAAAGTTCTTACTTTTTTTACGACACCCGTCCAATCTGCACGTAGTCTGTGGCGTATTGGACAAGCTGTATTAGGAGTTATTTTTCGTCACCCGATTACAGGAACAAGTATCATCCCGATATTACCTGACGGGCGAATTGTATTGATTAAGCGGCGTGATGATGGCCTGTGGGCTTTGCCTGGGGGTATGGTGGACTGGGGAGAAGATATTCCCAGTACCATCCATCGGGAGTTAATGGAAGAGACTGGACTAGAAGTATCGCGTATTAACCGTTTAGTGGGTGTTTATTCTTCTCCCGAACGCGATCCCAGAATTCATTCAATTTGTGTGGTGGTGGAAGCGGAAGTCAAAGGGAATATGGCTATTCAGGATGAATTAGAAGTGATGGAAATCCAAGCTTTTAGTCGTGATTCCCTACCTCATGAACCAATGTCTCATGATCACGCCCGTCAATTACGTGATTATTTAAATGGTTTGACAACATTAGCCTAG
- a CDS encoding alpha/beta fold hydrolase → MDMFLRNARRKLSQGLLFWREAGEGIPVVLLHGSWCESSQWVGVMETLAKDFNCFAPDLLGFGESENPNVHYSIDLQVECIAEFLQALKLERVYLVGHSLGGWLAASYALKYPEQVARLVLLAPEGVKISGQEAEWRRMQKLLKRSPVYFKILRSLRFITKIFGLDKKFDQDWQTYQTIKPFPTACQLLFQRQQPEITAELLQDRLPEIEIPVLILQGGKDSTDALTRSEVYSKLISQAELRMIAHAGNDLPQSCVGVVAGDIRDFILGNRG, encoded by the coding sequence ATGGATATGTTCTTACGTAACGCCCGGAGGAAACTTTCTCAAGGGCTATTATTCTGGCGTGAGGCTGGTGAAGGGATTCCTGTGGTGCTTTTACATGGAAGTTGGTGTGAAAGTAGCCAGTGGGTGGGGGTGATGGAGACGTTAGCGAAGGATTTTAACTGCTTTGCGCCAGATTTACTGGGGTTTGGAGAGTCGGAAAATCCTAACGTTCATTACTCAATTGATTTGCAAGTGGAATGTATCGCTGAATTTTTGCAGGCTTTGAAATTAGAAAGAGTCTATTTAGTCGGACATTCCCTTGGGGGTTGGCTTGCTGCTAGTTACGCGCTGAAATATCCCGAACAGGTTGCTAGGTTAGTTTTATTAGCACCAGAAGGTGTAAAAATTTCGGGACAGGAAGCCGAGTGGCGCAGAATGCAGAAGTTACTCAAGCGATCGCCTGTATATTTTAAGATACTGCGATCGCTACGTTTTATCACCAAAATTTTTGGTCTAGACAAAAAATTTGACCAGGATTGGCAAACATACCAAACAATCAAGCCATTTCCCACAGCTTGTCAATTGTTATTTCAACGACAACAGCCAGAAATCACCGCCGAATTATTACAAGACCGACTCCCTGAAATCGAAATTCCAGTTTTAATTCTACAAGGTGGTAAAGATTCTACTGATGCTTTAACTCGCAGTGAGGTTTACAGTAAACTGATTTCTCAAGCTGAATTAAGAATGATTGCCCACGCTGGAAATGATTTACCACAATCTTGTGTTGGTGTTGTAGCTGGAGATATTCGGGATTTTATTTTAGGCAATAGGGGATAG
- a CDS encoding type II toxin-antitoxin system VapC family toxin: MSKVILLDTHPLSQVTHPKINPTIKQWLQSLNKTETAVRVPEIADYELRRELLRQGKTKSIERLNQLSQICLIPLTPATMQKAAELWAWVRNQGQPTASNDSLDGDVILAAQAILQLKAFDEVLVVTTNYKHISRFESEGISVQDWQESLTNLS; encoded by the coding sequence ATGAGTAAAGTTATCCTGTTAGATACTCATCCATTGAGTCAAGTAACACACCCAAAAATTAATCCGACTATCAAACAGTGGTTACAATCATTAAATAAAACTGAAACAGCAGTTCGGGTACCAGAAATTGCAGATTATGAACTTCGTCGGGAACTGTTGAGACAAGGAAAGACAAAAAGTATAGAACGCCTCAACCAACTAAGCCAAATCTGTCTCATTCCCTTGACTCCAGCAACAATGCAAAAAGCAGCCGAACTATGGGCTTGGGTAAGAAACCAAGGACAACCTACGGCTAGTAATGACAGTCTTGATGGCGATGTAATTCTTGCTGCTCAAGCAATTTTACAATTAAAGGCTTTCGACGAAGTTTTAGTTGTAACTACTAATTACAAACATATATCTAGATTTGAAAGTGAAGGTATATCTGTACAAGATTGGCAAGAGTCTTTGACTAATTTATCTTAA
- a CDS encoding pantothenate kinase: protein MKLYQHPTYTEKAWLAVEIGNSRQHWGLFIGETLVGTGEESIQNTLREGKPTKFKIQNEEGLGTGDWGLGTGDWGKEIISLLTQHRLTALSTPLPVVIASVVPKQTAIWETYPHVRVLTLDQVPLKQTYPTLGIDRVLALWGAGMTWGFPMLVIDAGTALTFTCADANQCLVGGAILPGLGLQLASLGQKTEQLPHLNIDTLQSLPPRFALNTPQAIESGVIYTLLSGIKDFLDDWWRLFPDGKVAMKGGDRTLLFNYLQVLYPEIAQRLILEPNLIFWGMQKILMQY from the coding sequence GTGAAACTGTACCAACATCCAACATACACTGAGAAAGCTTGGCTAGCCGTAGAAATCGGTAACTCCCGCCAACATTGGGGTTTATTCATCGGGGAAACTTTGGTGGGGACTGGGGAGGAATCCATTCAAAATACCCTACGGGAAGGCAAGCCTACAAAATTCAAAATTCAAAATGAAGAAGGATTGGGGACTGGGGACTGGGGACTGGGGACTGGGGACTGGGGAAAAGAAATTATTTCACTCCTCACTCAGCACCGGCTAACAGCACTCAGCACTCCCCTACCTGTAGTTATCGCCTCTGTCGTACCCAAGCAAACCGCCATTTGGGAAACATATCCTCATGTGCGTGTTCTGACTTTAGACCAAGTACCCCTCAAACAGACATATCCCACATTGGGAATTGATCGCGTTTTGGCTTTGTGGGGTGCGGGGATGACTTGGGGTTTCCCGATGTTAGTCATTGACGCAGGGACAGCACTGACTTTTACCTGTGCGGATGCAAATCAGTGTTTAGTTGGTGGGGCGATTTTACCAGGGTTGGGTTTACAGTTGGCGAGTTTAGGTCAAAAAACGGAACAATTACCGCACTTAAATATAGATACTCTGCAATCTTTACCGCCACGTTTTGCACTCAATACACCACAAGCAATTGAAAGCGGTGTAATTTACACTTTATTATCTGGAATTAAAGATTTTCTTGATGATTGGTGGCGATTATTTCCTGATGGGAAAGTGGCGATGAAAGGAGGCGATCGCACTTTACTATTTAACTATCTGCAAGTCTTATATCCTGAAATTGCTCAACGTTTGATACTAGAACCAAATTTGATATTTTGGGGAATGCAAAAAATACTTATGCAATACTAA
- a CDS encoding diflavin flavoprotein yields the protein MVAVTDKTEKRLTIQTGEIAADTTTIRSLDWDRDRFDIEFGLQNGTTYNSFLIRGEQIALVDTSHEKFRQLYFDTLTGLINPTDIDYLIVSHTEPDHSGLIKDLLQMSPEITVVASKVAIQFLEDLVHQPFKRKIVKNGDRLDLGNGHEIEFVIAPNLHWPDTIFSFDHKTQILYTCDAFGMHYCSDSTFDDDLKTIEADFHYYYECLMGPNARSVLSALKRMGELPAVKMVATGHGPLLFHNVEELIGRYRKWSQTQNKAENTIGIFYVSEYGYSDRLAQSIVNGINKTGVAVEVVDLGSGIDLQELRELVGRCTGIVIGMPPVSGSGSIQAALSTVLGSAKEKQAIGIFETGGGDDEPIDPLLTKFRNLGLVTVFPEIRIKQTPTETTYKQCEEAGTDLGQWVTRDRSIKAMKSLGADLDKALGRLSGGLYIITAQKGEVSSAMLASWVSQASFKPIGLSIAVAKDRAIESLMQVGDRFVLNVLEEGNYQTLMRHFLKRFAPGADRFEGIRTQKAENGAPILADALAYMECEVQSRMDCGDHWAVYSTVYAGRVSKLESLTAVHHRKVGNHY from the coding sequence ATGGTAGCAGTCACCGATAAAACTGAAAAACGGCTCACCATACAGACTGGAGAAATTGCGGCAGATACTACCACCATCCGTTCTCTAGATTGGGATCGCGATCGCTTTGATATTGAGTTCGGTTTACAAAACGGTACTACCTATAACTCATTTCTGATACGCGGTGAGCAAATAGCCTTAGTAGACACCTCCCATGAAAAGTTCCGTCAACTCTATTTTGATACTCTCACGGGCTTAATTAATCCCACCGATATAGATTATTTGATTGTGAGCCACACCGAACCAGACCATAGTGGCTTAATTAAAGATTTGTTGCAGATGTCACCAGAAATTACAGTTGTGGCTTCTAAGGTAGCAATCCAATTTCTGGAAGACTTAGTACATCAACCATTTAAACGTAAGATTGTCAAAAATGGCGATCGCTTGGATTTAGGTAACGGTCACGAAATTGAATTTGTCATCGCCCCGAATTTACACTGGCCTGACACCATCTTTAGTTTTGACCACAAAACCCAAATTCTTTACACCTGCGATGCGTTTGGAATGCACTATTGTTCCGACAGCACCTTTGACGACGATTTGAAGACCATTGAAGCGGATTTTCATTACTACTATGAATGCTTAATGGGGCCAAATGCGCGGTCGGTATTATCTGCACTCAAGCGGATGGGAGAATTACCCGCAGTGAAAATGGTCGCCACTGGTCACGGGCCTTTACTATTCCATAACGTCGAAGAATTAATTGGACGTTACCGGAAATGGAGTCAAACCCAAAACAAAGCCGAAAACACTATTGGGATATTTTACGTTTCTGAGTACGGTTATAGCGATCGCCTAGCCCAAAGCATTGTCAATGGTATCAACAAGACAGGCGTAGCTGTGGAAGTCGTAGATTTAGGTTCAGGGATAGACTTACAAGAACTGCGCGAGTTAGTGGGACGCTGTACCGGAATAGTGATTGGGATGCCACCGGTTTCTGGTAGTGGTAGTATTCAAGCTGCTCTAAGTACAGTTTTAGGTTCTGCTAAAGAAAAACAAGCCATCGGTATCTTTGAAACAGGCGGTGGTGATGATGAACCGATAGATCCTTTACTGACTAAATTCCGCAACTTAGGTTTAGTCACAGTTTTTCCAGAAATTCGGATTAAACAAACACCCACGGAAACCACTTACAAGCAGTGTGAAGAAGCCGGGACAGACTTAGGTCAGTGGGTAACACGCGATCGCAGTATTAAAGCGATGAAATCCCTTGGCGCAGATTTAGATAAAGCCTTGGGGAGACTAAGCGGCGGACTATACATTATTACAGCCCAAAAAGGCGAAGTTTCCAGCGCGATGTTAGCGTCTTGGGTTAGCCAAGCCAGCTTTAAACCCATAGGATTATCCATTGCCGTAGCTAAGGATAGAGCAATTGAATCTCTAATGCAAGTAGGCGATCGCTTCGTCCTCAACGTTTTAGAAGAAGGTAATTATCAAACCCTGATGCGCCACTTCTTAAAACGATTCGCCCCTGGTGCAGACCGATTTGAAGGAATCAGAACCCAAAAAGCCGAAAATGGCGCGCCCATCCTCGCTGATGCTTTAGCTTATATGGAATGTGAAGTACAAAGCCGTATGGACTGCGGCGACCACTGGGCAGTATACAGCACAGTCTACGCAGGACGCGTATCTAAACTCGAAAGCCTGACAGCCGTTCACCACCGCAAAGTCGGAAACCACTACTAA
- a CDS encoding Rpn family recombination-promoting nuclease/putative transposase, translating to MKRDSIYYQIFKRFPALIFELVDNRPAQAQNYRFESVEVKETAFRIDGVFLPPEDATPKVIFFAEVQFQKDESLYHRFFTESLTYLYRNQSQYDDWYCVVIFPSRSLEPSDKRTHRIFLNSDQVQRIYLDELGNSDSLPISINLMQLTTASSETMAEQAKQLIQRVKLEETGTLPKTEIIEIITTIAVYKFSSLSREEVEAMLGLNIEQTRVYQEAKAEGREEGREQGREEREAELLPVIVPVLLKTGMSIEQIAQQLNVTVESVEKYR from the coding sequence GTGAAACGTGATTCTATTTATTACCAAATTTTCAAACGATTTCCAGCATTAATATTTGAACTCGTTGATAATCGCCCTGCACAGGCGCAAAACTATCGATTTGAATCAGTCGAAGTCAAAGAAACAGCCTTTCGCATAGATGGTGTTTTCTTACCACCAGAAGACGCAACACCGAAAGTTATCTTTTTTGCTGAAGTGCAATTTCAGAAAGACGAAAGTCTTTATCATCGCTTTTTTACCGAATCGCTCACCTATTTGTACCGCAATCAATCTCAATACGATGATTGGTACTGTGTAGTAATATTTCCATCACGGAGTTTAGAGCCAAGCGATAAAAGAACTCATCGCATATTTTTAAATAGCGACCAAGTGCAACGCATTTATTTAGATGAGTTAGGTAATTCTGATAGTCTGCCAATCAGCATCAACTTAATGCAGTTGACAACCGCATCTTCTGAAACAATGGCAGAGCAAGCCAAGCAACTAATTCAACGGGTAAAATTAGAAGAAACAGGCACACTGCCGAAAACCGAAATCATCGAAATCATTACGACAATTGCTGTATACAAGTTTTCGTCTTTGAGTAGAGAGGAAGTAGAAGCTATGCTAGGACTGAATATAGAGCAGACAAGAGTATATCAAGAAGCCAAAGCTGAAGGTCGAGAAGAAGGTCGAGAACAAGGTCGAGAAGAACGGGAAGCTGAACTTTTGCCAGTTATCGTTCCAGTGTTACTTAAAACTGGGATGAGTATAGAACAGATTGCTCAACAACTCAATGTTACTGTGGAATCTGTGGAGAAATATAGGTAG
- a CDS encoding NACHT domain-containing NTPase, producing MNQPRRPKGFLASKEGLEKLQAKKREKRFTYEDIRKEANVTIDQVKRLFNPKWGYKIGSEPIELIAAVLDLKPEEIVGVDVWNAPSNDTGLEATQINWREVCITMLNTQQEAARLRRKATEQGFEVNVYVPLGLVERKQQQRRQLDEQRDRANVYELTQEVIVKTYEHGAFLREVIEQQPAEKNKNIAIIGEPGAGKTTLLSTIASFIQNNTQDLPICISLANLQGRTIKEYLLKQWLTEAMRLVKSDVVVTPEIERQLLECFAKQKVWLLLDGVDEMGENSPVQALTKINRELTASLRQARVVLTCRLNVWDAQVNNALTGFDTYKTQEFKPEQIDDFIQQWFERAGNLAKGKTLQDKLKATQHENICKLVTNPLRLSLLCQTFYLDKQGELPETKAALYQRFTRYFYEWKSDLSTELCNSDDLKDELHQALSKLAFAGINSPARFRFPSSLARQEMGERLFKLACEAGWLNLVDRVAETEEEVYAFFHPNFQEYFAALKVKDWRKDFLNHVPDNTKKRIYRIFEPQWREVILLWLGREDVDVSKEDKEAFIQKICEFLQPKNKVEGAYASKAYILVKNGIKEFLGCSLNQIIQFDEDYYELKFNFLYPHFYHNFYYNHLFLSPPYLRVPEEMYEYLQFPLQSKKEMWGMQFSYFGDISGLDILNALRKKVKISFDTVQSVHDLLEIFQTQFNHHELICEAALESLKSILEEVNYSVSLSSLVVKSLKNHVDKHQTDPYGICHDILFYCAENMSYPDFYDAWYQENREEVICTYVDLPQGLQAAINKDSQLSQNIHLIYIDTSQFIEPDNPAAEIYAEMVSQGCPERTSGEPNNMSALKVYFKLLKTDKRVVLVFYPGATNPTGEATYSQAFLNAISKFEGAICLISDPIPNYNTLKIFTPHQSVDEILEWLRRSC from the coding sequence ATGAATCAACCACGTAGACCTAAAGGTTTTCTTGCTAGTAAGGAAGGTTTAGAAAAACTCCAAGCAAAAAAGCGTGAGAAACGTTTTACTTATGAAGACATCAGAAAAGAAGCAAACGTAACTATTGATCAAGTTAAACGGCTATTTAACCCAAAATGGGGATACAAAATTGGCTCAGAACCTATTGAGTTAATTGCTGCTGTTCTTGACTTGAAGCCAGAGGAAATTGTTGGTGTTGATGTGTGGAATGCGCCAAGTAATGATACTGGGTTAGAAGCTACACAAATTAACTGGCGTGAAGTTTGCATCACCATGCTGAACACTCAGCAAGAAGCAGCAAGACTCAGACGCAAAGCGACAGAACAAGGTTTTGAAGTTAACGTCTATGTTCCCTTGGGGTTAGTGGAACGCAAACAGCAGCAACGCCGACAACTAGATGAACAGCGAGACAGAGCAAATGTTTATGAATTGACGCAAGAAGTGATAGTCAAAACCTATGAACATGGCGCATTTCTCCGCGAAGTAATTGAACAACAGCCAGCCGAAAAAAATAAAAATATTGCTATTATCGGTGAACCAGGAGCAGGTAAGACCACTTTATTAAGTACTATTGCTTCCTTTATTCAAAACAACACTCAAGATTTACCTATCTGTATTTCTCTCGCCAACTTACAAGGAAGAACTATTAAGGAATATTTGCTCAAGCAATGGCTGACTGAAGCAATGAGATTAGTTAAATCTGATGTTGTCGTCACGCCAGAAATTGAACGTCAATTACTTGAGTGTTTTGCTAAACAGAAAGTTTGGCTACTGTTAGATGGTGTAGATGAAATGGGTGAAAATTCACCCGTGCAAGCATTAACCAAAATTAATCGAGAACTGACAGCATCTTTAAGACAGGCGCGGGTGGTTTTAACTTGTCGGTTAAATGTTTGGGATGCCCAGGTTAATAATGCACTCACAGGATTTGATACTTATAAAACTCAAGAGTTTAAACCAGAACAAATTGATGATTTTATTCAACAGTGGTTTGAGCGTGCTGGTAATTTAGCGAAAGGGAAGACACTACAGGATAAGTTAAAAGCAACTCAACATGAAAATATTTGTAAATTGGTGACGAATCCTCTACGGTTGTCGCTGCTGTGTCAGACATTCTATTTGGATAAGCAGGGAGAATTACCAGAAACGAAAGCAGCACTTTATCAGAGATTTACCCGCTATTTTTATGAATGGAAATCGGATTTATCTACTGAGTTGTGTAACTCTGATGATTTAAAAGATGAATTACACCAAGCTTTAAGCAAATTAGCTTTTGCAGGTATTAACAGTCCTGCACGGTTCCGCTTTCCAAGTAGTTTAGCACGTCAAGAAATGGGCGAGAGATTATTTAAATTAGCTTGTGAGGCTGGTTGGTTAAATTTAGTAGACAGAGTAGCTGAAACTGAGGAGGAAGTTTATGCTTTCTTTCATCCCAACTTTCAAGAATATTTTGCTGCGTTAAAAGTTAAAGATTGGCGGAAAGATTTTTTGAATCATGTTCCTGATAATACAAAAAAAAGAATTTACCGCATTTTTGAACCACAATGGAGAGAGGTAATTTTGCTGTGGTTGGGAAGAGAGGATGTGGATGTGAGTAAAGAGGATAAGGAAGCATTTATCCAAAAAATTTGCGAATTTTTACAGCCTAAAAATAAAGTTGAAGGAGCATACGCTAGTAAAGCCTATATTTTAGTGAAGAATGGAATCAAAGAATTTTTAGGTTGTAGTCTTAATCAGATAATACAATTTGATGAAGATTATTATGAACTAAAATTTAATTTTTTATATCCACATTTTTATCATAATTTTTATTATAATCATTTATTCCTTTCTCCTCCATATTTGAGAGTTCCTGAAGAAATGTATGAATATTTACAATTTCCTCTGCAATCTAAAAAAGAGATGTGGGGTATGCAATTTTCATATTTTGGCGACATTTCAGGTTTAGATATATTAAATGCACTACGGAAAAAAGTTAAAATTTCTTTTGATACGGTTCAATCAGTTCATGATCTTCTGGAAATTTTTCAAACACAATTTAATCATCATGAATTAATATGTGAAGCAGCATTGGAGAGCCTAAAATCTATTTTAGAGGAAGTAAACTACTCTGTAAGTTTATCTAGCCTAGTAGTTAAAAGTTTAAAAAATCATGTAGATAAACATCAGACAGATCCTTATGGTATCTGTCACGATATTCTTTTTTACTGCGCCGAAAATATGTCCTACCCAGATTTTTACGATGCGTGGTATCAAGAAAATCGTGAAGAAGTCATTTGTACTTATGTTGACTTACCCCAAGGCTTGCAAGCTGCAATTAACAAAGACTCTCAACTTAGCCAAAACATTCACCTAATCTATATCGACACCAGTCAATTCATCGAACCAGATAACCCAGCAGCCGAAATTTATGCCGAAATGGTTAGCCAAGGTTGCCCAGAACGTACTTCTGGCGAACCAAACAATATGTCAGCTTTAAAAGTTTATTTCAAACTACTAAAAACTGACAAACGAGTAGTTTTAGTATTTTACCCAGGTGCAACTAATCCTACAGGTGAGGCGACATACAGCCAAGCGTTTCTCAACGCCATCAGCAAATTTGAAGGTGCAATTTGTTTGATTAGTGACCCCATACCAAACTACAACACCCTCAAAATCTTTACACCCCACCAATCAGTTGATGAAATTTTAGAATGGTTGCGGCGTAGTTGTTGA
- a CDS encoding DUF433 domain-containing protein: MQNLTRITRNPEVMGGKPCIRGMRVTVGTIVGLMASGHSNSDTFKAYPYLEEADIYEALAYVASIL; this comes from the coding sequence ATGCAAAATCTCACTAGAATTACCCGTAATCCAGAGGTGATGGGTGGTAAACCCTGCATTCGGGGAATGCGCGTTACTGTTGGTACTATCGTCGGCTTAATGGCATCTGGACACAGTAATAGTGATACCTTCAAAGCTTATCCGTATCTGGAAGAAGCTGATATTTATGAGGCACTTGCTTATGTTGCATCAATATTGTGA